Proteins encoded within one genomic window of Thermoproteota archaeon:
- the nrfD gene encoding polysulfide reductase NrfD: protein MSDVYTVQYWWEWLIAAYLFLGGMGGGGMMVSYYFCCRKSEQKLAAISAITSLIIVIVGVFFLILDLEKPEKFYLVFMSPHLNTRSMIFVGSSILTAFIIFGLIYITSLEVKWPSLLGRIIPVLPWYGRGSVANLTGLLAAIAGFLTTFYTGVLIGILKSVPFWHTPALPLLFVASALSTGVVGILLVNDIYGFTRPKEERHRYEEYCSILGKWDAILISIELLIVFTYLFIFSYGPREAELSVQLLTAGELAPYFIGGVILMGLSIPLLLEYWHIMSENRGRRASCAIPMVAAILVIVGGLILRYVILQSGVMTIFLPPS from the coding sequence GTGAGTGATGTGTACACTGTCCAGTATTGGTGGGAGTGGTTGATCGCAGCCTACCTCTTCCTAGGAGGTATGGGCGGCGGTGGCATGATGGTCAGCTACTACTTCTGCTGCAGAAAGAGCGAACAGAAGCTGGCAGCCATCTCAGCCATCACTTCACTGATCATAGTCATCGTGGGCGTCTTCTTCCTGATACTCGACTTAGAGAAACCGGAAAAGTTCTATCTCGTCTTCATGAGCCCCCACTTGAATACTAGGTCTATGATATTCGTCGGATCTTCAATATTAACGGCCTTCATCATATTCGGGTTGATATACATAACATCATTGGAGGTTAAGTGGCCCAGCTTGCTCGGCAGGATAATACCGGTGCTCCCATGGTACGGAAGGGGAAGCGTAGCCAATCTAACAGGCCTATTGGCGGCAATAGCTGGATTCCTCACCACATTCTACACCGGAGTGCTGATAGGCATCCTCAAATCCGTCCCGTTCTGGCACACCCCAGCACTACCGCTTCTCTTCGTGGCCTCAGCACTCTCCACAGGAGTCGTGGGAATTCTACTTGTCAACGACATCTACGGTTTCACCAGACCCAAGGAGGAGAGGCACAGGTACGAGGAATACTGCTCTATACTGGGGAAATGGGACGCCATACTGATTTCTATAGAGCTACTGATAGTATTCACCTACCTGTTCATCTTCAGTTACGGGCCTAGAGAAGCTGAACTGTCAGTTCAGCTGTTGACGGCAGGCGAGCTCGCACCATATTTCATAGGAGGCGTGATCCTCATGGGCCTATCAATACCACTCCTCTTGGAGTACTGGCATATAATGAGCGAGAATAGGGGCAGGAGGGCTAGCTGCGCTATACCCATGGTGGCAGCAATACTCGTCATAGTCGGGGGCCTCATACTCAGATATGTGATCCTTCAGAGCGGCGTGATGACGATATTTCTCCCTCCGTCTTGA
- a CDS encoding 4Fe-4S dicluster domain-containing protein produces MAKYGMVMDLRTCLGCGACIAACDFENETPWEEGKRRTHVPEFIFGEFPNVKRLFVPRLCMHCENPPCVTVCPTGASYINEDGVVLVRYDICIGCKYCAVACPYNARYVDERKRAIDKCTFCYDNRVLQGRQPACVETCVGHARIFGDLEDPNSEVYKLVQSGEAVPLRPDLSTGPKVFYIFKSSVGGE; encoded by the coding sequence ATGGCCAAGTATGGGATGGTTATGGATCTTAGGACTTGTTTGGGCTGTGGGGCCTGTATAGCGGCCTGCGACTTCGAGAACGAGACTCCTTGGGAGGAAGGTAAGCGCAGGACCCACGTCCCGGAGTTCATCTTCGGAGAGTTCCCTAATGTGAAGAGACTATTCGTTCCCAGACTCTGCATGCACTGCGAGAACCCACCGTGCGTCACCGTTTGTCCGACCGGGGCGAGCTACATCAACGAGGATGGGGTCGTTTTGGTGAGGTACGATATATGCATAGGCTGCAAGTACTGCGCGGTCGCATGCCCGTATAATGCAAGATACGTGGACGAGAGGAAGCGCGCCATAGACAAGTGCACCTTCTGCTACGACAACCGCGTCCTTCAAGGCAGGCAGCCAGCGTGCGTGGAGACCTGCGTCGGCCACGCTAGGATATTCGGTGACTTGGAGGACCCGAACAGCGAGGTGTACAAACTGGTTCAGTCTGGGGAGGCCGTGCCGCTTAGGCCGGATCTCAGCACTGGACCGAAGGTGTTCTATATCTTCAAGTCCTCCGTGGGAGGTGAGTGA